One window from the genome of Desulfurobacteriaceae bacterium encodes:
- a CDS encoding NADH-quinone oxidoreductase subunit L, translating to MEKFAYLNIGIFFLGSILAFLVGKFTNRWNSFYVAVVTGLIGFGISTYIALNIGESPVVHEFEWFKFGSFSVPLGIYVDNLAILMALIATGIGLLDIIFSKGYMEEDSSPHRYYFEKLFFIGSMVGLVFASNLIGLYIFWEGVGLCSYLLIGYWYWKRSAAEAALKAFVMTRFADVFMFAGIIVAWVLLGTVNFLELNALSVIHAFSVELGFLIATLLFIGAIGKSAQFPLFPWLLDAMEGPTTVSALIHAATMVNAGIYLVARMFPFFDYSNVLIIVAFVGAISAFIAATGALAHREIKKVLAFSTMEHLALMFVALGVGSAAAGIFHLMNHAIFKALLFLSAGAVIHMTHHTKDAFKLGGLYKFMPQTAILFLVGILALSGIPPFNGFFSKDWILAESFSFGNPFLFGLTFVAAVLSVAYGFRLWFVIFTGNPSEFSQRAKESYPIMLFPLYVLATLTILTAFYKEDIVHFLFENVHEPFYANLFVATMVAMFVLFVLTYFIYFKRAVTTQKFLSHPMGEAINTFLYKGWMVDDAIKWICRNIFYGSIAKAVEWIDTKVVDGAVNGTARLSLWCWDRFRKIQTGDLIHYLTYFAMGVIALSLLILVF from the coding sequence ATGGAAAAGTTTGCTTACCTAAATATAGGAATTTTCTTTCTTGGAAGTATTTTAGCTTTCCTTGTAGGGAAGTTTACAAATAGATGGAACTCGTTTTATGTAGCGGTTGTTACAGGATTAATTGGCTTTGGAATATCTACATATATAGCCCTTAACATAGGGGAATCTCCTGTTGTACATGAGTTTGAGTGGTTTAAATTTGGAAGCTTTTCTGTTCCTCTCGGTATTTATGTTGATAACTTGGCCATACTTATGGCTTTGATAGCTACAGGAATAGGGCTTTTGGACATTATCTTTTCGAAAGGATATATGGAGGAAGACAGTTCTCCCCACAGGTATTACTTCGAAAAGCTCTTTTTCATCGGTTCTATGGTTGGATTGGTCTTTGCAAGTAATCTTATAGGTCTTTACATCTTTTGGGAAGGTGTGGGACTTTGTTCCTACTTACTTATTGGTTACTGGTATTGGAAAAGAAGTGCAGCAGAGGCTGCCCTTAAAGCATTTGTTATGACGAGATTTGCCGATGTTTTTATGTTTGCAGGAATTATTGTTGCTTGGGTTTTGCTTGGAACGGTTAACTTCCTAGAGCTTAATGCTTTAAGTGTTATTCATGCATTCAGTGTAGAACTTGGATTTTTAATAGCAACACTCCTTTTTATTGGAGCCATTGGAAAGTCAGCTCAATTTCCTCTTTTTCCTTGGCTTCTAGATGCAATGGAAGGTCCAACGACCGTTTCTGCTCTTATTCACGCTGCTACTATGGTTAATGCTGGAATTTACCTTGTTGCAAGGATGTTTCCATTCTTTGACTATTCCAACGTTCTCATAATCGTTGCTTTTGTAGGTGCTATTTCCGCTTTTATAGCTGCTACTGGGGCGTTAGCTCATAGGGAAATAAAGAAAGTTCTCGCTTTTTCCACTATGGAACACTTAGCCTTAATGTTTGTTGCCTTAGGGGTTGGATCGGCTGCTGCGGGAATTTTTCATCTTATGAATCACGCTATTTTTAAAGCACTTCTCTTCCTTTCAGCAGGTGCTGTAATTCATATGACTCACCACACTAAGGATGCTTTCAAGCTTGGAGGACTTTACAAGTTTATGCCCCAAACTGCTATTCTTTTCTTGGTAGGTATCTTGGCTCTTTCGGGAATTCCTCCTTTCAACGGTTTCTTCAGTAAAGACTGGATACTTGCAGAATCTTTCAGTTTCGGTAATCCATTTCTTTTTGGTCTTACTTTTGTAGCAGCTGTTCTTTCTGTAGCTTACGGGTTTAGACTGTGGTTTGTCATCTTTACAGGAAATCCTTCTGAATTTTCCCAAAGAGCCAAAGAAAGTTATCCAATAATGCTTTTTCCTCTTTACGTTCTTGCAACTTTAACTATCCTAACAGCTTTCTATAAGGAAGACATAGTTCATTTCTTGTTTGAAAACGTCCATGAACCATTCTACGCAAACCTATTTGTTGCCACGATGGTTGCAATGTTTGTCCTTTTCGTGCTTACCTACTTCATCTACTTCAAAAGGGCAGTTACGACCCAAAAGTTTCTATCCCACCCAATGGGAGAGGCTATAAACACTTTCCTTTACAAGGGCTGGATGGTAGATGATGCGATAAAGTGGATTTGTAGAAACATATTCTACGGTTCGATTGCTAAGGCTGTTGAGTGGATTGATACTAAAGTGGTTGATGGAGCGGTAAACGGCACTGCGAGACTTTCTTTGTGGTGTTGGGACAGGTTTAGAAAGATACAGACTGGAGATCTAATTCACTACCTTACTTACTTTGCCATGGGTGTTATAGCACTTTCACTTCTTATCTTAGTCTTCTAA
- the nuoK gene encoding NADH-quinone oxidoreductase subunit NuoK produces MLLEADVHAYLFLSFSLFAVGVYGLLSRKSVIRMLFSVEMIINAANLNFVIFSAQRGIEGQIFTFFTIGLAALEAAVGLAIVIVFYKRFGEVIPSKIKNLRW; encoded by the coding sequence ATGTTACTTGAGGCTGATGTTCATGCATATCTTTTCCTGTCTTTTTCACTATTTGCTGTTGGAGTCTATGGGCTTTTATCAAGAAAGTCGGTAATAAGAATGCTCTTCTCAGTAGAAATGATTATCAATGCAGCAAACTTAAACTTTGTGATCTTTTCGGCCCAAAGAGGTATAGAGGGTCAAATCTTTACATTTTTCACAATAGGTCTTGCTGCTCTTGAAGCTGCTGTTGGACTAGCGATAGTCATCGTCTTCTATAAACGTTTTGGGGAAGTTATACCATCCAAAATTAAAAACTTGAGGTGGTAA
- a CDS encoding NADH-quinone oxidoreductase subunit J — MNVYFWIIYAVIIASAIVALEATSLLWAAIAFVVLLSEIALVYFGIGMPVLGSVQLAIYAGGVTILVLFAIMMIGESYKKPKGKAIGAIVLSLLILTIGTVLSFLSAIDTFPYAVYSTKYLGTVFVEKYSFFTIVLGFIVSAILYMANAIITKKKEEK, encoded by the coding sequence ATGAATGTCTATTTTTGGATTATCTACGCAGTAATCATAGCTTCCGCAATTGTTGCTTTAGAAGCTACTTCTCTCCTTTGGGCTGCAATAGCCTTTGTCGTTCTTCTATCGGAAATAGCTCTTGTCTACTTTGGAATAGGAATGCCAGTTCTTGGAAGCGTTCAACTTGCCATATATGCTGGTGGAGTTACTATTCTTGTTCTCTTTGCAATTATGATGATTGGGGAAAGTTATAAAAAACCTAAGGGGAAAGCAATAGGTGCTATTGTCTTAAGTCTTTTAATACTTACCATTGGAACGGTTCTTTCTTTTTTAAGCGCAATAGACACTTTCCCTTATGCCGTTTACTCAACTAAGTATCTTGGAACCGTTTTTGTAGAAAAGTACTCGTTTTTCACAATAGTTCTTGGATTTATTGTTTCTGCAATTCTTTACATGGCAAATGCAATTATTACGAAGAAGAAGGAGGAAAAGTAG
- a CDS encoding 4Fe-4S binding protein: protein MELKNAVKLPIEITKKVIRITKAIFEPKATEIWWDKGIEREYNYRGKHIIRADLCIGCSLCARACPVNCIEMIPTGVKKPRAVPRVRANECIFCGFCEDACPVKPKKAIRLTKDYRMFVEPAIWENLSQFVFEPENLEETIEKAKLFEEKMEKKKLEALKKQEKGEEK from the coding sequence ATGGAGTTAAAAAACGCTGTTAAGTTACCAATAGAGATTACTAAAAAGGTAATCAGAATAACGAAAGCAATTTTTGAACCAAAAGCTACAGAAATTTGGTGGGACAAGGGAATAGAAAGGGAGTATAACTACAGAGGAAAGCACATTATACGAGCTGACCTTTGTATTGGTTGTAGCCTTTGCGCAAGAGCTTGCCCTGTCAACTGTATAGAAATGATACCGACTGGAGTAAAGAAACCAAGAGCTGTTCCCCGTGTGAGAGCTAATGAATGTATCTTCTGCGGTTTCTGTGAAGATGCTTGTCCTGTGAAACCTAAAAAAGCTATAAGGCTAACAAAAGATTACAGGATGTTTGTTGAACCGGCTATTTGGGAAAACCTATCGCAGTTTGTTTTTGAACCGGAAAATTTAGAAGAAACAATAGAGAAAGCAAAGCTTTTTGAAGAAAAAATGGAAAAGAAAAAGCTTGAAGCTTTGAAAAAGCAGGAAAAGGGAGAGGAAAAATGA
- a CDS encoding complex I subunit 1 family protein — protein MEAWFKALVFPGFLFLLVVFLIVFYMERKILADVHLRVGPYYVGKRGILQTTADVFKLLQKEFIIQRRANKLLFSLIPFVAFLMVAILIAFIPFSDSSFIVSTSFDLLIALAIVTSMPPIFFYAGWASKSKYPFIGGLRVVNQMISGEIPLWLSALSAAVFYGTLNHMEIVEKSSLISFLILFPAFLIFITAALIVTDRPPFDIPEAEQEIVYGFLTEFGGFNYAILVLSKLIELFALYALAATLFLGGYKGIFFSGVFWLIAKMVLLYLFTFVVRASTPRIRMDQLLKFCWKILTPLALLNLVFVTAVKMILS, from the coding sequence ATGGAAGCTTGGTTTAAAGCACTTGTATTTCCCGGTTTTCTCTTCTTACTTGTCGTGTTCTTGATAGTCTTTTACATGGAGAGAAAGATACTTGCAGATGTTCATCTTAGAGTTGGTCCTTACTACGTTGGAAAAAGGGGAATACTACAGACAACAGCAGATGTTTTTAAGCTTTTACAGAAAGAATTCATAATTCAGCGAAGGGCAAATAAACTCCTTTTTTCTCTTATTCCTTTCGTTGCTTTCCTAATGGTTGCAATTTTAATAGCCTTTATTCCTTTTTCCGATAGTTCTTTTATAGTCAGTACAAGCTTTGATCTTCTCATCGCTTTAGCAATCGTTACAAGTATGCCCCCAATCTTCTTTTACGCAGGTTGGGCGTCAAAGAGTAAGTATCCTTTCATCGGTGGATTAAGAGTTGTTAATCAAATGATTTCTGGAGAAATTCCCCTTTGGCTTTCTGCCCTTTCTGCTGCTGTCTTTTACGGAACGCTAAACCACATGGAAATAGTAGAAAAAAGTTCTCTAATAAGCTTTTTGATCCTTTTTCCTGCTTTTTTAATTTTTATCACAGCAGCTTTAATAGTTACAGATAGACCTCCCTTTGATATTCCAGAGGCAGAACAGGAAATAGTTTACGGTTTCTTAACGGAGTTTGGAGGATTTAACTATGCAATTCTTGTTCTATCAAAGCTTATAGAACTTTTTGCTCTTTATGCCCTTGCTGCAACTCTTTTCCTGGGGGGATATAAAGGAATTTTCTTTTCAGGAGTTTTCTGGCTTATTGCAAAGATGGTTCTTTTATACCTCTTCACTTTTGTTGTAAGAGCTTCTACACCAAGGATAAGAATGGATCAACTTCTCAAGTTCTGTTGGAAGATTTTAACTCCTTTAGCGCTACTTAACCTTGTCTTTGTTACTGCTGTAAAGATGATTCTTTCTTAA